In one window of Denticeps clupeoides chromosome 2, fDenClu1.1, whole genome shotgun sequence DNA:
- the nlrx1 gene encoding NLR family member X1 isoform X1 has product MTMWRCGWGPRVLRRRWSCPGLWREGNLKIPSNQHHSFRKSTLSPSLIHLHKAAWTRLEQPAVGSVSSLKTRTFCMRDKDPIEIHKEKLKLWFSHLPQEEMQFGGYFSPETMHIDPLILARNPEDAKYGPFKTNVLCGPSLAVEQLFAPTSDSMGQGMNVLLYGAVGTGKSTVVRKLVLDWCDGSTLSQFKLLVPFSCEDLSQLSKSSSLRDLVGRKYMHLRRTPLLSGEANQAKEVLFIFNSIEKMKLDFRISNSELCSDPNEPLPAGTVVVNLLRKYLLPEASILVTTRLSALERIPKKYVTRYAQICGFNDPDRQQAYFTSRLLQSTTNLSRETESLVELLYLNLQRESQLAAACFLPSYCWLTCATLHFLHFTDDKAPIRTLTGIYTSFLRLNFGGEILDTGGSMNPQDDQKSLMLYIVRTVGKLAFDGVSKKRTLFTVEDLEQLVGGKTKTDEELQQLAVFRTDVLDFFLVPSVESKMSFDHIEADEKRFVFAVPAMQEYLAALYVVLGENKTVLEKLSKEVSVAFGQVGDDVTNLMTILSKFIPLRIFALFNLLKLFPSLFEKFSSYSKGHIARTMAAEMFRSEDSYNEDVLDQVEQSLLGVQGPAPKQQLDSKSFELYPIFMGGLLHYGNRRLLDQLGCNIKSTTVAQITRTLKKHLVRESRKKLPPEELMDLLVLLYEFQNPRLTAEVLLSVKTLDLSTVRMTPLKCVVLSSVLSCTSSSFTLNDLVLSSCHLNKELLPMLCPAFRHTRSLNLQFNSLGPEACATLKELLLDPNCTIKSLQLCDNPLLDSGLSSLLQALQRNRSLRHLFLMHTGMGDTAALELAEKLASHSVLQELNVAYNNIGDSAALVLVDACRDHPSIHTLHLYLNQLSDVGKQSLYVRGTRGKQGGTGRQVKVLASVTEGTDISDQWHPILSIIGKNSMQWERERVREQLMVFLRDLEWGRRQQHSIWKKLYFRRVENGVKQTLRMLEKASALSTKSGPH; this is encoded by the exons ATGACAATGTGGCGGTGCGGGTGGGGACCACGAGTCCTGAGAAGAAGGTGGAGCTGTCCGGGCCTTTGGCGAG AGGGGAACCTCAAAATCCCATCAAACCAACATCACAGTTTCAGAAAGTCAACCCTGTCTCCAAG TTTGATACATTTGCATAAAGCAGCCTGGACTAGACTGGAGCAGCCTGCAGTTGGTTCAGTAAGCTCTTTGAAAACAAGGACGTTTTGCATGAGAGATAAAG ATCCCATTGAGATTCACAAGGAAAAACTGAAGTTATGGTTCAGTCACCTACCTCAAGAAGAGATGCAGTTTGGAGGATACTTCTCACCTGAAACTATGCACATAGACCCTTTAATTTTGGCAAGGAATCCTGAAGATGCTAAGTATGGACCTTTCAAGACCAACGTGCTCTGTGGTCCTTCCCTTGCAGTTGAACAACTCTTTGCGCCAACCTCTGACAGCATGGGCCAGGGGATGAATGTCCTGCTGTATGGAGCCGTTGGAACAGGGAAGAGCACGGTTGTGAGGAAGTTGGTTCTAGATTGGTGTGACGGTTCCACACTCTCCCAGTTCAAACTGCTTGTGCCTTTCTCTTGCGAAGACCTCTCTCAGTTGTCCAAGTCATCTTCCCTGAGAGACCTGGTGGGCAGGAAATACATGCACCTGCGGAGGACTCCATTGCTGAGTGGCGAGGCTAACCAGGCTAAAGAAgtgctgttcatttttaacagcATAGAGAAGATGAAACTAGACTTCCGCATCAGCAACTCTGAGCTGTGTAGTGATCCAAATGAGCCTCTTCCAGCAGGGACTGTTGTGGTTAATCTGTTGAGGAAGTACCTCCTGCCTGAG gcAAGCATTTTGGTCACTACCAGACTGTCGGCCCTGGAACGGATACCTAAAAAATATGTGACTCGTTATGCGCAGATCTGTGGCTTCAATGACCCCGATCGCCAGCAAGCCTATTTCACAAGCAGACTTCTCCAGAGCACCACAAACCTAAGCAGGGAAACAGAATCCCTGGTGGAGCTGCTCTACCTGAACCTTCAGCGTGAAAGTCAGTTGGCTGCCGCCTGCTTTCTGCCTTCCTACTGCTGGCTGACCTGTGCCACCctacattttttgcattttacgGACGATAAGGCTCCCATTCGCACCCTTACTGGCATCTACACAAGCTTTCTGAGACTGAACTTTGGAGGGGAGATACTTGACACTGGGGGAAGCATGAACCCACAAGATGACCAAAAGTCTTTAATGTTGTATATTGTCCGAACTGTAGGGAAGCTTGCATTTGATGGGGTATCAAAAAAGCGGACGTTGTTTACTGTGGAGGATCTGGAGCAGTTGGTGGGTGGCAAAACCAAAACTGACGAGGAACTTCAGCAGCTGGCCGTGTTCCGTACTGATGTCCTTGACTTTTTTCTCGTACCCAGTGTTGAAAGCAAAATGTCATTTGACCACATCGAGGCGGATGAGAAGCGCTTTGTCTTTGCCGTTCCTGCCATGCAGGAGTACCTTGCCGCACTCTACGTTGTTCTGGGCGAAAATAAAACCGTGTTGGAGAAACTGAGTAAGGAGGTGTCTGTGGCATTTGGACAAGTTGGTGATGATGTTACCAACCTGATGACAATTCTTTCCAAATTTATACCTCTGAGAATATTCGCTCTTTTCAACTTGCTGAAACTGTTCCCCAGTCTTTTTGAAAAGTTCAGCAGCTATAGCAAAGGCCACATTGCTCGTACCatggcagcagaaatgtttcgcTCTGAGGACAGTTACAACGAGGATGTCCTGGACCAGGTGGAGCAGAGCCTCCTGGGAGTTCAGGGTCCGGCACCTAAGCAGCAATTGGATTCTAAATCCTTTGAACTCTACCCCATCTTTATGGGTGGCCTTCTGCACTATGGCAACAGGAGGTTGCTGGACCAGCTAGGCTGCAACATCAAGAGCACCACAGTGGCACAGATCACACGAACACTCAAGAAACATCTGGTGAGGGAGAGCCGTAAGAAGCTGCCACCCGAGGAGCTGATGGACCTTCTGGTTCTGCTGTATGAGTTCCAGAACCCCAGACTCACGGCTGAAGTCCTACTTTCTGTCAAAACCTTGGACCTGTCCACTGTGCGCATGACACCACTCAAGTGCGTGGTTCTGAGCTCAGTGTTGAGCTGCACCTCCTCAAGCTTCACTCTCAATGACCTCGTCTTGTCCTCCTGCCATCTGAACAAGGAACTCCTGCCCATGCTGTGCCCTGCCTTCCGACACACACGCAGTCTCAA TCTGCAGTTTAACAGCCTTGGTCCAGAGGCCTGTGCAACTCTGAAAGAGCTGCTGCTTGATCCGAACTGTACCATTAAATCGTTACA GTTATGCGACAACCCTCTACTGGACAGTGGGCTCAGCAGCCTGCTGCAGGCCCTGCAGAGGAACCGCTCACTCAGACACCTTTTCCTGATGCACACTGGCATGGGTGACACAGCAGCACTGGAGCTAGCAGAGAAGCTGGCTTCTCATTCAGTCCTGCAGGAGCTTAATGTGGCCTACAACAATATTGGAGACAGTGCCGCCCTTGTGTTGGTGGACGCCTGCAGAGATCACCCCAGCATTCACACACTTCA TTTGTACCTGAACCAGCTGAGCGATGTAGGGAAGCAGTCCCTATATGTGCGAGGGACACGTGGCAAGCAGGGAGGGACTGGAAGGCAGGTCAAAGTTCTGGCGTCGGTGACCGAGGGCACAGACATCTCAGACCAGTGGCACCCCATCCTAAGCATCATTGGAAAGAACTCCATGCAGTGGGAACGGGAGCGAGTCCGAGAGCAGCTCATGGTCTTCCTGCGGGACCTGGAGTGGGGACGGCGGCAGCAGCACAGCATCTGGAAGAAGCTGTACTTCCGCAGGGTGGAGAATGGCGTGAAGCAGACGCTGCGCATGCTGGAGAAGGCTTCTGCTCTGAGCACAAAGTCCGGGCCCCACTGA
- the nlrx1 gene encoding NLR family member X1 isoform X3 — MRDKDPIEIHKEKLKLWFSHLPQEEMQFGGYFSPETMHIDPLILARNPEDAKYGPFKTNVLCGPSLAVEQLFAPTSDSMGQGMNVLLYGAVGTGKSTVVRKLVLDWCDGSTLSQFKLLVPFSCEDLSQLSKSSSLRDLVGRKYMHLRRTPLLSGEANQAKEVLFIFNSIEKMKLDFRISNSELCSDPNEPLPAGTVVVNLLRKYLLPEASILVTTRLSALERIPKKYVTRYAQICGFNDPDRQQAYFTSRLLQSTTNLSRETESLVELLYLNLQRESQLAAACFLPSYCWLTCATLHFLHFTDDKAPIRTLTGIYTSFLRLNFGGEILDTGGSMNPQDDQKSLMLYIVRTVGKLAFDGVSKKRTLFTVEDLEQLVGGKTKTDEELQQLAVFRTDVLDFFLVPSVESKMSFDHIEADEKRFVFAVPAMQEYLAALYVVLGENKTVLEKLSKEVSVAFGQVGDDVTNLMTILSKFIPLRIFALFNLLKLFPSLFEKFSSYSKGHIARTMAAEMFRSEDSYNEDVLDQVEQSLLGVQGPAPKQQLDSKSFELYPIFMGGLLHYGNRRLLDQLGCNIKSTTVAQITRTLKKHLVRESRKKLPPEELMDLLVLLYEFQNPRLTAEVLLSVKTLDLSTVRMTPLKCVVLSSVLSCTSSSFTLNDLVLSSCHLNKELLPMLCPAFRHTRSLNLQFNSLGPEACATLKELLLDPNCTIKSLQLCDNPLLDSGLSSLLQALQRNRSLRHLFLMHTGMGDTAALELAEKLASHSVLQELNVAYNNIGDSAALVLVDACRDHPSIHTLHLYLNQLSDVGKQSLYVRGTRGKQGGTGRQVKVLASVTEGTDISDQWHPILSIIGKNSMQWERERVREQLMVFLRDLEWGRRQQHSIWKKLYFRRVENGVKQTLRMLEKASALSTKSGPH, encoded by the exons ATGAGAGATAAAG ATCCCATTGAGATTCACAAGGAAAAACTGAAGTTATGGTTCAGTCACCTACCTCAAGAAGAGATGCAGTTTGGAGGATACTTCTCACCTGAAACTATGCACATAGACCCTTTAATTTTGGCAAGGAATCCTGAAGATGCTAAGTATGGACCTTTCAAGACCAACGTGCTCTGTGGTCCTTCCCTTGCAGTTGAACAACTCTTTGCGCCAACCTCTGACAGCATGGGCCAGGGGATGAATGTCCTGCTGTATGGAGCCGTTGGAACAGGGAAGAGCACGGTTGTGAGGAAGTTGGTTCTAGATTGGTGTGACGGTTCCACACTCTCCCAGTTCAAACTGCTTGTGCCTTTCTCTTGCGAAGACCTCTCTCAGTTGTCCAAGTCATCTTCCCTGAGAGACCTGGTGGGCAGGAAATACATGCACCTGCGGAGGACTCCATTGCTGAGTGGCGAGGCTAACCAGGCTAAAGAAgtgctgttcatttttaacagcATAGAGAAGATGAAACTAGACTTCCGCATCAGCAACTCTGAGCTGTGTAGTGATCCAAATGAGCCTCTTCCAGCAGGGACTGTTGTGGTTAATCTGTTGAGGAAGTACCTCCTGCCTGAG gcAAGCATTTTGGTCACTACCAGACTGTCGGCCCTGGAACGGATACCTAAAAAATATGTGACTCGTTATGCGCAGATCTGTGGCTTCAATGACCCCGATCGCCAGCAAGCCTATTTCACAAGCAGACTTCTCCAGAGCACCACAAACCTAAGCAGGGAAACAGAATCCCTGGTGGAGCTGCTCTACCTGAACCTTCAGCGTGAAAGTCAGTTGGCTGCCGCCTGCTTTCTGCCTTCCTACTGCTGGCTGACCTGTGCCACCctacattttttgcattttacgGACGATAAGGCTCCCATTCGCACCCTTACTGGCATCTACACAAGCTTTCTGAGACTGAACTTTGGAGGGGAGATACTTGACACTGGGGGAAGCATGAACCCACAAGATGACCAAAAGTCTTTAATGTTGTATATTGTCCGAACTGTAGGGAAGCTTGCATTTGATGGGGTATCAAAAAAGCGGACGTTGTTTACTGTGGAGGATCTGGAGCAGTTGGTGGGTGGCAAAACCAAAACTGACGAGGAACTTCAGCAGCTGGCCGTGTTCCGTACTGATGTCCTTGACTTTTTTCTCGTACCCAGTGTTGAAAGCAAAATGTCATTTGACCACATCGAGGCGGATGAGAAGCGCTTTGTCTTTGCCGTTCCTGCCATGCAGGAGTACCTTGCCGCACTCTACGTTGTTCTGGGCGAAAATAAAACCGTGTTGGAGAAACTGAGTAAGGAGGTGTCTGTGGCATTTGGACAAGTTGGTGATGATGTTACCAACCTGATGACAATTCTTTCCAAATTTATACCTCTGAGAATATTCGCTCTTTTCAACTTGCTGAAACTGTTCCCCAGTCTTTTTGAAAAGTTCAGCAGCTATAGCAAAGGCCACATTGCTCGTACCatggcagcagaaatgtttcgcTCTGAGGACAGTTACAACGAGGATGTCCTGGACCAGGTGGAGCAGAGCCTCCTGGGAGTTCAGGGTCCGGCACCTAAGCAGCAATTGGATTCTAAATCCTTTGAACTCTACCCCATCTTTATGGGTGGCCTTCTGCACTATGGCAACAGGAGGTTGCTGGACCAGCTAGGCTGCAACATCAAGAGCACCACAGTGGCACAGATCACACGAACACTCAAGAAACATCTGGTGAGGGAGAGCCGTAAGAAGCTGCCACCCGAGGAGCTGATGGACCTTCTGGTTCTGCTGTATGAGTTCCAGAACCCCAGACTCACGGCTGAAGTCCTACTTTCTGTCAAAACCTTGGACCTGTCCACTGTGCGCATGACACCACTCAAGTGCGTGGTTCTGAGCTCAGTGTTGAGCTGCACCTCCTCAAGCTTCACTCTCAATGACCTCGTCTTGTCCTCCTGCCATCTGAACAAGGAACTCCTGCCCATGCTGTGCCCTGCCTTCCGACACACACGCAGTCTCAA TCTGCAGTTTAACAGCCTTGGTCCAGAGGCCTGTGCAACTCTGAAAGAGCTGCTGCTTGATCCGAACTGTACCATTAAATCGTTACA GTTATGCGACAACCCTCTACTGGACAGTGGGCTCAGCAGCCTGCTGCAGGCCCTGCAGAGGAACCGCTCACTCAGACACCTTTTCCTGATGCACACTGGCATGGGTGACACAGCAGCACTGGAGCTAGCAGAGAAGCTGGCTTCTCATTCAGTCCTGCAGGAGCTTAATGTGGCCTACAACAATATTGGAGACAGTGCCGCCCTTGTGTTGGTGGACGCCTGCAGAGATCACCCCAGCATTCACACACTTCA TTTGTACCTGAACCAGCTGAGCGATGTAGGGAAGCAGTCCCTATATGTGCGAGGGACACGTGGCAAGCAGGGAGGGACTGGAAGGCAGGTCAAAGTTCTGGCGTCGGTGACCGAGGGCACAGACATCTCAGACCAGTGGCACCCCATCCTAAGCATCATTGGAAAGAACTCCATGCAGTGGGAACGGGAGCGAGTCCGAGAGCAGCTCATGGTCTTCCTGCGGGACCTGGAGTGGGGACGGCGGCAGCAGCACAGCATCTGGAAGAAGCTGTACTTCCGCAGGGTGGAGAATGGCGTGAAGCAGACGCTGCGCATGCTGGAGAAGGCTTCTGCTCTGAGCACAAAGTCCGGGCCCCACTGA
- the nlrx1 gene encoding NLR family member X1 isoform X2, producing the protein MTMWRCGWGPRVLRRRWSCPGLWREGNLKIPSNQHHSFRKSTLSPSLIHLHKAAWTRLEQPAVGSVSSLKTRTFCMRDKDPIEIHKEKLKLWFSHLPQEEMQFGGYFSPETMHIDPLILARNPEDAKYGPFKTNVLCGPSLAVEQLFAPTSDSMGQGMNVLLYGAVGTGKSTVVRKLVLDWCDGSTLSQFKLLVPFSCEDLSQLSKSSSLRDLVGRKYMHLRRTPLLSGEANQAKEVLFIFNSIEKMKLDFRISNSELCSDPNEPLPAGTVVVNLLRKYLLPEASILVTTRLSALERIPKKYVTRYAQICGFNDPDRQQAYFTSRLLQSTTNLSRETESLVELLYLNLQRESQLAAACFLPSYCWLTCATLHFLHFTDDKAPIRTLTGIYTSFLRLNFGGEILDTGGSMNPQDDQKSLMLYIVRTVGKLAFDGVSKKRTLFTVEDLEQLVGGKTKTDEELQQLAVFRTDVLDFFLVPSVESKMSFDHIEADEKRFVFAVPAMQEYLAALYVVLGENKTVLEKLSKEVSVAFGQVGDDVTNLMTILSKFIPLRIFALFNLLKLFPSLFEKFSSYSKGHIARTMAAEMFRSEDSYNEDVLDQVEQSLLGVQGPAPKQQLDSKSFELYPIFMGGLLHYGNRRLLDQLGCNIKSTTVAQITRTLKKHLVRESRKKLPPEELMDLLVLLYEFQNPRLTAEVLLSVKTLDLSTVRMTPLKCVVLSSVLSCTSSSFTLNDLVLSSCHLNKELLPMLCPAFRHTRSLKLCDNPLLDSGLSSLLQALQRNRSLRHLFLMHTGMGDTAALELAEKLASHSVLQELNVAYNNIGDSAALVLVDACRDHPSIHTLHLYLNQLSDVGKQSLYVRGTRGKQGGTGRQVKVLASVTEGTDISDQWHPILSIIGKNSMQWERERVREQLMVFLRDLEWGRRQQHSIWKKLYFRRVENGVKQTLRMLEKASALSTKSGPH; encoded by the exons ATGACAATGTGGCGGTGCGGGTGGGGACCACGAGTCCTGAGAAGAAGGTGGAGCTGTCCGGGCCTTTGGCGAG AGGGGAACCTCAAAATCCCATCAAACCAACATCACAGTTTCAGAAAGTCAACCCTGTCTCCAAG TTTGATACATTTGCATAAAGCAGCCTGGACTAGACTGGAGCAGCCTGCAGTTGGTTCAGTAAGCTCTTTGAAAACAAGGACGTTTTGCATGAGAGATAAAG ATCCCATTGAGATTCACAAGGAAAAACTGAAGTTATGGTTCAGTCACCTACCTCAAGAAGAGATGCAGTTTGGAGGATACTTCTCACCTGAAACTATGCACATAGACCCTTTAATTTTGGCAAGGAATCCTGAAGATGCTAAGTATGGACCTTTCAAGACCAACGTGCTCTGTGGTCCTTCCCTTGCAGTTGAACAACTCTTTGCGCCAACCTCTGACAGCATGGGCCAGGGGATGAATGTCCTGCTGTATGGAGCCGTTGGAACAGGGAAGAGCACGGTTGTGAGGAAGTTGGTTCTAGATTGGTGTGACGGTTCCACACTCTCCCAGTTCAAACTGCTTGTGCCTTTCTCTTGCGAAGACCTCTCTCAGTTGTCCAAGTCATCTTCCCTGAGAGACCTGGTGGGCAGGAAATACATGCACCTGCGGAGGACTCCATTGCTGAGTGGCGAGGCTAACCAGGCTAAAGAAgtgctgttcatttttaacagcATAGAGAAGATGAAACTAGACTTCCGCATCAGCAACTCTGAGCTGTGTAGTGATCCAAATGAGCCTCTTCCAGCAGGGACTGTTGTGGTTAATCTGTTGAGGAAGTACCTCCTGCCTGAG gcAAGCATTTTGGTCACTACCAGACTGTCGGCCCTGGAACGGATACCTAAAAAATATGTGACTCGTTATGCGCAGATCTGTGGCTTCAATGACCCCGATCGCCAGCAAGCCTATTTCACAAGCAGACTTCTCCAGAGCACCACAAACCTAAGCAGGGAAACAGAATCCCTGGTGGAGCTGCTCTACCTGAACCTTCAGCGTGAAAGTCAGTTGGCTGCCGCCTGCTTTCTGCCTTCCTACTGCTGGCTGACCTGTGCCACCctacattttttgcattttacgGACGATAAGGCTCCCATTCGCACCCTTACTGGCATCTACACAAGCTTTCTGAGACTGAACTTTGGAGGGGAGATACTTGACACTGGGGGAAGCATGAACCCACAAGATGACCAAAAGTCTTTAATGTTGTATATTGTCCGAACTGTAGGGAAGCTTGCATTTGATGGGGTATCAAAAAAGCGGACGTTGTTTACTGTGGAGGATCTGGAGCAGTTGGTGGGTGGCAAAACCAAAACTGACGAGGAACTTCAGCAGCTGGCCGTGTTCCGTACTGATGTCCTTGACTTTTTTCTCGTACCCAGTGTTGAAAGCAAAATGTCATTTGACCACATCGAGGCGGATGAGAAGCGCTTTGTCTTTGCCGTTCCTGCCATGCAGGAGTACCTTGCCGCACTCTACGTTGTTCTGGGCGAAAATAAAACCGTGTTGGAGAAACTGAGTAAGGAGGTGTCTGTGGCATTTGGACAAGTTGGTGATGATGTTACCAACCTGATGACAATTCTTTCCAAATTTATACCTCTGAGAATATTCGCTCTTTTCAACTTGCTGAAACTGTTCCCCAGTCTTTTTGAAAAGTTCAGCAGCTATAGCAAAGGCCACATTGCTCGTACCatggcagcagaaatgtttcgcTCTGAGGACAGTTACAACGAGGATGTCCTGGACCAGGTGGAGCAGAGCCTCCTGGGAGTTCAGGGTCCGGCACCTAAGCAGCAATTGGATTCTAAATCCTTTGAACTCTACCCCATCTTTATGGGTGGCCTTCTGCACTATGGCAACAGGAGGTTGCTGGACCAGCTAGGCTGCAACATCAAGAGCACCACAGTGGCACAGATCACACGAACACTCAAGAAACATCTGGTGAGGGAGAGCCGTAAGAAGCTGCCACCCGAGGAGCTGATGGACCTTCTGGTTCTGCTGTATGAGTTCCAGAACCCCAGACTCACGGCTGAAGTCCTACTTTCTGTCAAAACCTTGGACCTGTCCACTGTGCGCATGACACCACTCAAGTGCGTGGTTCTGAGCTCAGTGTTGAGCTGCACCTCCTCAAGCTTCACTCTCAATGACCTCGTCTTGTCCTCCTGCCATCTGAACAAGGAACTCCTGCCCATGCTGTGCCCTGCCTTCCGACACACACGCAGTCTCAA GTTATGCGACAACCCTCTACTGGACAGTGGGCTCAGCAGCCTGCTGCAGGCCCTGCAGAGGAACCGCTCACTCAGACACCTTTTCCTGATGCACACTGGCATGGGTGACACAGCAGCACTGGAGCTAGCAGAGAAGCTGGCTTCTCATTCAGTCCTGCAGGAGCTTAATGTGGCCTACAACAATATTGGAGACAGTGCCGCCCTTGTGTTGGTGGACGCCTGCAGAGATCACCCCAGCATTCACACACTTCA TTTGTACCTGAACCAGCTGAGCGATGTAGGGAAGCAGTCCCTATATGTGCGAGGGACACGTGGCAAGCAGGGAGGGACTGGAAGGCAGGTCAAAGTTCTGGCGTCGGTGACCGAGGGCACAGACATCTCAGACCAGTGGCACCCCATCCTAAGCATCATTGGAAAGAACTCCATGCAGTGGGAACGGGAGCGAGTCCGAGAGCAGCTCATGGTCTTCCTGCGGGACCTGGAGTGGGGACGGCGGCAGCAGCACAGCATCTGGAAGAAGCTGTACTTCCGCAGGGTGGAGAATGGCGTGAAGCAGACGCTGCGCATGCTGGAGAAGGCTTCTGCTCTGAGCACAAAGTCCGGGCCCCACTGA